tatttttcttattCAACTACAGAGAGAGTGTCTCGGGAGAACTTGTCAAGCAACTTGTCAACACGGTCAGAGGGAGTTGGAATCAGGAGTGAAAGGACTCCTCCTACTCAAGCGCTTGGGGTCCCATCAAGTTCCCAACAAGTCCCGTCAAGTTCAACCGAGATCAACATGGTTGAAGAGCACGCGAGTCAAGTTGTCAATGTGGAAAATGGAGCAAAACGACGTCCAACGCTCACCTGATGGCCGGGCGCGGGCGTCCGCCGCCCCGCCGCCTTTCCGCTCGGCCTCTGTGCTCCGGCGCCATCGGGCCGAGCAGGAGCGGCGACTGGGCTCGCTGCTGCGGTGGATTGCCGACACGGTTCCGAGTACAGGAGATCCCCGGGCCGCCGCCGGATCCGCCGCCGGATCCGCCGCCGTGTGCGCCGCCgtgtgcgccgccgccgccgccgcagccttTCCGGAGCGTCGGCCAGTCACCGCGGCCGCCATCTTCCCCAGTGACTGCTGCTGAGCGTTCGAGTTCAAAACAAACCCCGCCCTTCCTTCCACTAAGTCTCGAAAATACGCGTGTGCGTGAGCttttgtctgtgtgcgtgcgcgcgcgcgcctcCACGCTCGTCTTGAtttcaaacatttatttcaaatcaCTCTGGCTGCTCTTTGTGTCGCGTTTTCgatgctttttttcttgtcaAAGTTACCATTTCAATAAGGTtcggttggaaaaaaaatcaaacatacgACTAATGGTACCCTCTTGTCAAGACACGTTTTTTTGTTGACAAGAATTTGTTCGTGAGAGCCATCGGATTCATATTACATTTGTGGCTGATAATAGCTGGCACTTTTTCCTCCCGTCTCGGTCGGCGGTTGCCATTTTGCGTCGCTTGAAAATGACAGCAGAGTGCCTTGGGCTCAGCTTGTAAGCGTCACATCGCCACACCTCCAAAATAGCTGAGCTGAGCCGAGCCGTCATCGATGCatgactgtgatgtcattttcaaagaaCTATTTTATCCTCGTGCCTGACTGAGGATGAACGTATTTCAGCGTATAGTTGAAGAATGGCTCGCGTGACTAACAAAAAGGAATAAATCAGCAAATGAAGGGAATAGATATCAAAAGAAATGAAGTACGAGCGAGCGCAACATTTCACTTGTTACTTGGcattcatctcctctttttagaACGTTGCCCTCACCTAATATGTTTTGATCCACCCCAGTCATTGGAATGGGAAAAAGCAGATGACAAAAGAATCACATTGATGAGCACTGCTGCATTTTCAGCCTTCTAAAAATAGCTGctatcatcatcaccaccatccTCAACAACCGACATGGTTTCAAACGTCTCTTTCCATCATGGCGCCCAATCTTGCTCGTCTGGCAGGAGCGACAGCGATGGCCAAAGTATCCCGGCCAACATCTCCGCCACGCCAAAGAGGCCTACTCTAACGACTACACAACGTCCTAAATGTCCTAGGAAAAGTCTTCAGCAGCAGCTGCCCGGCGGCTCGACCACTTTGTCTGAGGTCCTCATCACCGTGTCCGGCGGCGCCGCCGAGGGGCGAAGTTTGCGCTGCCGAGGTTCACCGCACTCGTCGTTCATCTGCACGGGAATCATGGTCCTCCCCAGAACCTGCGCCAAAGGCCACATCAGGAACAAAAGggcgccatccatccatccatccatccatccatccatccctccctccctccatccacgGCAAGCGCCTTACCTGGTTCTCGGCCAGCGCCTCCTTGGCCATGTAGTGCTCCCTCTTCATCTTGAGCTCCACCTCCTCGGGGATGTCGGGAACCATCAAGTCGATCAGGCGGCCGATGAGGAAAACCACGTGCTGGGGAATGGAGCAAACGGGACAGCGATCAAATGGTTACGGGCTCACGTCGTTCAAACGCCGCCGGCGACGCTACTCGATGATTTGGCGCTGGCCTAGCTGGCTACGCGCCGGCGACGCTAACGATGGCGACAAAGAGACACTGACCTCAAAGATGATGACGAAGCCGAGTCGGACGGCGAGCAGGTGAAAATATTCGGGCAGGTATTGGCCGTTTTCATCTCTGAAGCCGCGATACCTAAAGACGAGCTTTGTGTCAGGAAGCcaccggcaggcaggcaggcaggcaggcaggcaggcaggcagccagtcAGGGAACTTTTCCGGCTGGCTCCCTTGCAATTGGAGTGTTTTGCTACTTTGAAAAGGAGGCCAATTCTTGTCCTCGGTAGCGAATATCTCAATATAGACGTGAGGAAGACAGCTTCAAGGTCAGACTTCCTTGTCTTCTTTGGTCTTTTTGCCCAACCTCCTGAATGGCTGCTAACTTGGGTCGCTCAGTGGCCATCTGGCGTGTTTTTGTCTCGCCCCTTACCTGCAGGCCAAGGTGTGCTCACGCGGCGGTGGCGACGTGGCCAGGGTGAAGTTGATGAAGCCGCTGAGGTCGGGCTCTCGGGTGTAGCGGTAGTACAGGCGAGGCAGGAAGGACGAGGTGAACGCGATCAGGAAGGCCTGGCGAGCAAAAGTCCGGCGTGGATGCGGAGCCACGTCGGCGGCTCACCGGGTCCGGACGGATCGTACGTTGGTGAGGACGGCCGTGTACGCGATGAACTGCAGGATGTCCAACCAAATGCCGATGTCCTGCGCCCGCTCCACCACTGGTCGGCGATATTCTGTCACAAACTTCTGCGCGTCCAGACGGATTTCCACCCAGTTGTTGATGAGAGCAAAGAGAGGAGCCAAAGGGCACGCCGCCACAAAGATGGTGATAAAACCAAACTGAATGACTGAAAAGAAGGAGAAATACCGGACACATAGCGGAGGAACTCAGAGGCGTCAAACAGTTTGCAACCTTTGCTCGATGGCTCGAGCCACTCGGCCGGACTCCCGGCCGCTGGGCTGGACTCCGGCTGCTCGACTGGACTCCGGCTGCTTGCCCAGTGAGCCGGCCAATGTGCCGCTTTGTTTTGCCCACTCACCCATCTCCAGGTACTCGCTAAAGAGCCCCTCGCAGAGCAGGAGCTGGTAGTCCACCTCCCAGGGACAAAGGCCCCGCTCTGCTCCGCCCTGCTCTTCGGGCTCCTTGGCGCTTCTCTTCCTCTTCTGCCACCACGCCCTCAACTTCCTGGCGGGCATATAAAGCAGGCACATAAAGGCTCCAACCCCAGGGAATCGAGGAGGCGCCGGCCGGTGGTGCCAGTCAAAGTGCGGCTTGTTGTTGTTGGCAGTGGGTTCCGGCCGTGCTTACGGAAAGACAAACTCCTGGATGTTGTTGATGAGCTGCTTTCCCACCATGATGACCAGCAGCTCCTGGGCCAACTCGATGAGGCAGCCGCCAGCGCCGCACTGTCGTCACAAGCAAACGCGAGCCGGACGGACTGTGAGTTTCGGCGGCGGAAAGGCGGACCCGCGCCAGGCCGGGTCGCCCCGTGCCTGATCGGGCGCCACTCACATCTTCGTTGCGCACTCCAAACAGTGTGATGTACTCTCCCGGGTAGCCGACGAATCTACACGCAAGGCGCGCAAGCAAAGTCAGGGCGCCGGCAGCCAAAAGCAAGCCAAATGacttgctggctggctggcttgctgGCTGGCTCACCGACCTGCCTTTGAAGAAGGCGATGTACACCGGAGACGAGTAGAAGTTGACAAATTGGAACACGAACACTTTGAGGATGAACATGTCTTCGTATTTGGTCTGAGTGCGATGCATctctgacaacacacacacatcacgtCATCTGTATCATCCGTTTGCTCTTTTGTCCTGGAAGACGTTTCCCGTTGCGCCCACTTGCGGCAATGGCTACTTGTTGCCGGATTGCTTGCTTTCTCGGCTTCTGGCTCGCCTACGCGCAGCCCCCCATTTGAAAGAAACCTTTCGGCAAAACGTCTTGGAAGAGCAGCAGAGGTTGGCAGCAGAGGTTGGCAGCAGAGGTTGGCAGCAGAGGTTGGCAGCAGAGGTTGGCAGCAGAGGTTGGCAGCAGAGGTTGGCAGCAGAGGTTGGCAACAGAGGTTGGCAACAGAGGTTGGCAACAGGGGTTGGCAACAGGGGATGGCAACAGGGGTTGGCAACAGAGGTTGACTAGAGAGGTTGACTCGGCGAGCGACGGACCCACCCCATCTGGTGAGGATGTGGGCCAGGGAGATGTAAACACGAGACAAGATCAGGATGACCAGCAGGTTCAACACGGATCCCGTCAGACTGGCAATCCTGGCGGCCTGAAAGCAGACGGCCTAGGcgtttgacaaaacaaaaccgGCAAGTTCCGACAAGCGTCCAGCTTCTTTCCCGTGTCAACAAAAACGCAATGAACCCAAACGCAGGAGGAAAAGTCCCTCTGGGAGCTCAAAGTTTAAGTGACGTTGGAGTGATGGTATTTCCATTTTGATCAGTGCTGCTCTTAGCACTGTAAGCGCAAGCTGTTCATTTCAGCTGGAGGCACTCTGGGCCCCCCGATGAGCTCAACTCGGGTTCGACTCGGTCGCTTTGCTCACGGAGAAAATGAAGAAGCTGAGCTTGGACTTGGAGATGACGATACTCAGGATGGAGCGATACAGGATGATGGCGATGAGGAACATCAGGACCACCAGGACCTGCGAGCGTCAGCGGCAAACTTTAGCGACTGAGCCCAAGTTGCTTTTTCCCTCAAAGCCTCACCATGACCACGATGATCATGCAGCCGGTCAGCACTCGGTTGAAACGCTTCTTCTCGGGGAAGTACGGTTCCTCCGCACCCGTCAGAGGATTCCTCACCGTCATGGGCGCCATGGCCGTGAACTCGGGCCGCGGTCGCTCCTGCCAAAGAGCGCAGAGCTTTCTCAACGACGGGTGGCGTCGGCCCGTTCGCGGGAGATCCGCCGACCTATTTTCCAGTTTGGTCACGTAACCTTCTGTATGTGGCCATGCAGGTGTACCTCTATGTCCTGGAAATCAGTGCAGTCCCAGCGGTGGGACAGAGATGAACAGGTTCTCTTCCAGTACTCCAAAAAGGTGACGGCCCACAAGGACATGAAGATGCTGAGAAACACCGTTCCTCCATTGTCAAAAAGAATCCCCGCCTATAGGCAGACGGTCAGAAACTCAGTCCCCCCCATCAGACGGACAGTTAGACAGAGCGACGGACAGACGGTCGAGTGATCAATCAGACGGACAAGTGATGCGATACGCAGAACCTTGAAGGTAACGCAGATGCTGGAGTAGTTCCAGTAGGAGCAAATGTTACAGATGGGACACATCACGAAACTGCCGCCGCTGTTGCACAATTCCTTCCTacaagccacacacacactcaagtgAGCGGATTGTATGCAGCGGAGTGACGACGAGGACGCCGGCGTCAAGGCGTCGCCGGTTGTACGCACGCTGGAACATCCGTGGTCATCAGCCAAAAACCCGTCAGGAAGACCAAAGTCCCGACAAGCGAGGCTGGCACCAACCAACCCGTGTAGAACCCTGAAGACCACGGAAACCTCCGCTCAGTAATCAGACGGCGGCCAGTAGCCGTGACATTACGTCGTCCGTCAGTTCACACGCAACAGAGATACATTGGTGCTTTTTGGAATTACCAAGCCAGGCAAAGTAAAGCGCTATCTTCTCTCCAAAGTACTCCCTGATGTGGTCCAGAGGTTGGTAGCGAGCCCAGCAGGACCACTGAGCCCAGTACCCGTAGAGGATTTGCCTGAGCCTCAGAGACTCGACAGGCGCCGGGCTTTTGGGCAGCTGGAATCCACCCTGGAGGAGGAAAGAGCCGAGACAGCTTTTAGAGCAAGCTTGCGCCGGCTTTCCGCCGGTACCAGGCGGGGCGAGCCCACCTCGTGGAGTGGATACGCCGACGTGAAGACCTGCTCGCTCAGCAGACGGTCTATTCCCACCTCGTTTCTGGACACGGAGCCGTAAGGAGTTCGGGCCAAAATCTCGTACAGCTACGGGACGCAAGATGGGCCGGTGCTGGTAAGTCGGCAAGTTAGAAAGCCAAAGGTCTCCACCCGCCACCGGTGAGAAAAATGCGGCAGCTGATAAACAACGTTGACTTGCCGACGGACGACCCGGTCCTGCCCCCACCCCCGTTTGTCCGGCTGAAAAGAAAGGCCTCAACTTTGCATCTGGTACAAGGCCAGCGTGCGTGCGCGAGCATGTTTGCCAAGGAGGCGGAGTCCCGTCCCGTCCTGTCCCGTCCTCTCccgtcccatcccatcccatcccatcccatccaccCGCTGACTGAAACATCCTGAAGTCAGCCGGCCAGTAAGCAGGATTGTCTCACGTGAAGGAAAAGAAGACAACGACTCACCACTTGATGTCTTTGAGTTGTCTTGAAGAAGTTTTCTCTGTCCTCACTGCCCAGAAACCTGAAAGACACGCGCACACGTGCAAATGAAAGGCGGACGTGGgacggccgcccgcccgccttcaCGACCCTCGACGTCTCCCAACCTCTCCAGCTTGTTGGTCCTGAACTGGCAGGTATAGAAATCGGGCGGTGTATTGGGGACGTCCTGCGCCAGCGGGTTGGGGAGCGCCAGGTACTGAAGCACGCTAGCCGACCAGTTGACGTAGCAAGTATTGACCACCTGTAGGACAGCGATGCGTCACAAGACACCACGCGTccttccgtccatccgtccggcggCCCATCTGCGCTCACCTGCAAGGGGACGCGCAAACTGATTTCCTCAGCGTAGTAGCAGAGGACACTCCAGGGGGCGCTCAGCAGGACGAAACGGATCCTGGACTTGGTCTGGACCACTTCCCTCTGGAGACAAGAAACAAAATGGCATCAGCGGGTGTCGCCACAGCCAGCATTTCACTTGCGTCTTTGGGTTCACCTCCTCCATCAGGAGTCCCGAGAATCTCAGATTTTTCAGGAAGCTTTCTCTCCACTTGCCGTGAGCAGAGTCGACGACCTTGCTGTCCTCCACGTTGGCGCCGTGAGGCTCCTCCCAAGCCAGAACAAAATCTGCCCGATGAGCGCACAGcaatgattggatggatggaaggatggatggatggatggatgtcttttcttttccctgctgccatctatccatccatccattctgcaTTCTTGCACACCTCTCACTTATGGTCTCGTCAAACACCGAGCAAGTCACACCTGTTTGCTAAGCTAATATTGACACTAGCGCTTCTCTGACTCACCCACGCGAGTCCTTTCATCGCTAAACGTGTTCTTGTCCCGCGGCGGTGTCACGGCTGCATTCTGCAAAGCGTACAGAGTCAGGAGTCGGGACAATTTGGCCGTCTCTTTCAAtgtcaaattgtttttgttgtcggCTTCCCGCTCGTACAAAGGCCATTGTTCTTAACGAGCTGCGGAAGGAAGATGACGGGGCCAATGTTTTGCAGCGCCCCCCTCCAAACCCCAATGGGCCAGCTAGATGCTTAGGGCTAGAGCAAAAGATCAGGAAGGATGTGAAAAGTTACCGTGGCGATGCTCCCGTAGCTGATGTCCGACTTGTTTTCTACGGTGATCAGAGTGTTCATCTCCTGGTCCCCTCGCATCTTCATCCTCCTGAACGACTTCCCGTTTACGTCCTAATGTCTACGCAACCGTAGCAATGTTGAGCCCAATCATGTTTATTTCTCAAATTCTCTCTGCCATCATGTCATCAGGTCTGACTGTAAATGATGCAGTGAATCCTCAGTGGTGCAACGAACGCAGCGTGACAAAGCTACAAATAATTCCGTGTGTGTGCAAAACAAAGGTGTCAAAGAAATGAGAGAAGCTGTCGAAATGTCGACTGGCTTTCGCTCCGAGAGCACCAACCTTGCAGAGGTGGTGACCAGGATGCGGAAGCGCAATTTTGGCCACCCAAAGTTCTTTGTGTCCTCAAGCGCAGGCAGATGAAccggtcgggggcgcggcggaTCCTTTCGCCACTCAGTCCTAACTGTCCGTCTTGTGACGTGTGCACAAGCAAGTGCTTAACTGAGGGCCATGCGCAACTGCCTcaacagtaggggtgtaacgattcatcgatgcACATCGATTaagcgatataatgctctacgatttattgtaatcaatgctaaacgtaaacatcgatttatatcgccgtgtttgacctcggacattagacgcgactttattttgaaatccagttcattgttgcttgcttcctctttccgggagcagtgagcggcgtgttgcgttgtgagtagagcaggcacgtgaaaggggagtcgaccactagtacgcggctcctgggctggtgctatggctagtgtccaaaaagacgagggaatttgctcccctttaggcttcaagtcattcgtttggaagcactttggattctaaagaaaagatggctcaacgggcaagacacgtgcagtttgtaaatcctgccatgcggtgatcatatattcagggaccacaaatctctatatttatatttaaagaaaaaacacgacatcaaagttcagtgttaaaataagcactttgtacactacaatactcttgtcatttcctaaataaagagtttgcagtaccttgttgattttgcgtatgaattgttataaatcaggatattgttctgtattttttatttaaaaaatatatatatatatcgatcgtagagcactatatcgcgatgtgtCGTGAATGaaacacagcaggctttaagatatcggcaaatatcgtatcgtgtttctttatatcgatatgatatcgtatcgtgacaaaacccgcgatttacacccctactcaacagAACCAACTTGGCCCTTGCCGGCCAAACTTGGCCCTTGCTGGCCAGCTGGAACTCTCCTGTTGGTCACAAGTCGCTGGATCACAACGACCTGGTCATCGACAGCACACCAGGTATACTCACCTGTGAGCCAggcctacctccctccctccctcaagtCTTCACCCTCCCAAGTCTCGAGGTGTCTATCTGTCCTCTGCGTTGCTGTCCAAGATATTCCAATCAGCAGCTGGTAAATGTTTACACCTCTGCACAACGATCTTCGCGGATGTATTGGGTGGGTGCGCGATCAACCCGCGTGTCTATTTTCTGATTGGCCCTGTAGAATGGCCTCACCCAGTTAGGAAAATCGTGAATGTCGCTTCCTACTGGTCTGACTTGGAATAACCTACAATTTGAAACTGAAACTTAACTGAGGGCTTAACTTTACTGAATTCTTGCGGTATTTGTGAGTTGACAGAAAATTCGAGAATCCATCTTGTCCCGAGCCCACTAATTTTACCGAGATAAATACTTTCATGAAAACCCACTAATTAGCCAGGGTCAAGAGCCAGCTATCGATCTCAAAGGTAGACCGTTCTTGTGTAAAAACACAACTGGTATGCTATACAAAACGTGTACCTTGAACCTAGTTCATGAACATCATCGTGAAAGTGACACATTAAAATGATCGACTTCAACATGAA
This genomic window from Syngnathus typhle isolate RoL2023-S1 ecotype Sweden linkage group LG6, RoL_Styp_1.0, whole genome shotgun sequence contains:
- the ano7 gene encoding anoctamin-7 isoform X3, which gives rise to MEEREVVQTKSRIRFVLLSAPWSVLCYYAEEISLRVPLQVVNTCYVNWSASVLQYLALPNPLAQDVPNTPPDFYTCQFRTNKLERFLGSEDRENFFKTTQRHQVLYEILARTPYGSVSRNEVGIDRLLSEQVFTSAYPLHEGGFQLPKSPAPVESLRLRQILYGYWAQWSCWARYQPLDHIREYFGEKIALYFAWLGFYTGWLVPASLVGTLVFLTGFWLMTTDVPAKELCNSGGSFVMCPICNICSYWNYSSICVTFKVLRIASLAGILFDNGGTVFLSIFMSLWAVTFLEYWKRTCSSLSHRWDCTDFQDIEERPRPEFTAMAPMTVRNPLTGAEEPYFPEKKRFNRVLTGCMIIVVMVLVVLMFLIAIILYRSILSIVISKSKLSFFIFSAARIASLTGSVLNLLVILILSRVYISLAHILTRWEMHRTQTKYEDMFILKVFVFQFVNFYSSPVYIAFFKGRFVGYPGEYITLFGVRNEDCGAGGCLIELAQELLVIMVGKQLINNIQEFVFPKLRAWWQKRKRSAKEPEEQGGAERGLCPWEVDYQLLLCEGLFSEYLEMVIQFGFITIFVAACPLAPLFALINNWVEIRLDAQKFVTEYRRPVVERAQDIGIWLDILQFIAYTAVLTNAFLIAFTSSFLPRLYYRYTREPDLSGFINFTLATSPPPREHTLACRYRGFRDENGQYLPEYFHLLAVRLGFVIIFEHVVFLIGRLIDLMVPDIPEEVELKMKREHYMAKEALAENQVLGRTMIPVQMNDECGEPRQRKLRPSAAPPDTVMRTSDKVVEPPGSCC
- the ano7 gene encoding anoctamin-7 isoform X1, coding for MKMRGDQEMNTLITVENKSDISYGSIATNAAVTPPRDKNTFSDERTRVDFVLAWEEPHGANVEDSKVVDSAHGKWRESFLKNLRFSGLLMEEREVVQTKSRIRFVLLSAPWSVLCYYAEEISLRVPLQVVNTCYVNWSASVLQYLALPNPLAQDVPNTPPDFYTCQFRTNKLERFLGSEDRENFFKTTQRHQVLYEILARTPYGSVSRNEVGIDRLLSEQVFTSAYPLHEGGFQLPKSPAPVESLRLRQILYGYWAQWSCWARYQPLDHIREYFGEKIALYFAWLGFYTGWLVPASLVGTLVFLTGFWLMTTDVPAKELCNSGGSFVMCPICNICSYWNYSSICVTFKVLRIASLAGILFDNGGTVFLSIFMSLWAVTFLEYWKRTCSSLSHRWDCTDFQDIEERPRPEFTAMAPMTVRNPLTGAEEPYFPEKKRFNRVLTGCMIIVVMVLVVLMFLIAIILYRSILSIVISKSKLSFFIFSAARIASLTGSVLNLLVILILSRVYISLAHILTRWEMHRTQTKYEDMFILKVFVFQFVNFYSSPVYIAFFKGRFVGYPGEYITLFGVRNEDCGAGGCLIELAQELLVIMVGKQLINNIQEFVFPKLRAWWQKRKRSAKEPEEQGGAERGLCPWEVDYQLLLCEGLFSEYLEMVIQFGFITIFVAACPLAPLFALINNWVEIRLDAQKFVTEYRRPVVERAQDIGIWLDILQFIAYTAVLTNAFLIAFTSSFLPRLYYRYTREPDLSGFINFTLATSPPPREHTLACRYRGFRDENGQYLPEYFHLLAVRLGFVIIFEHVVFLIGRLIDLMVPDIPEEVELKMKREHYMAKEALAENQVLGRTMIPVQMNDECGEPRQRKLRPSAAPPDTVMRTSDKVVEPPGSCC
- the ano7 gene encoding anoctamin-7 isoform X2 translates to MKMRGDQEMNTLITVENKSDISYGSIATNAAVTPPRDKNTFSDERTRVDFVLAWEEPHGANVEDSKVVDSAHGKWRESFLKNLRFSGLLMEEREVVQTKSRIRFVLLSAPWSVLCYYAEEISLRVPLQVVNTCYVNWSASVLQYLALPNPLAQDVPNTPPDFYTCQFRTNKLERFLGSEDRENFFKTTQRHQVLYEILARTPYGSVSRNEVGIDRLLSEQVFTSAYPLHEGGFQLPKSPAPVESLRLRQILYGYWAQWSCWARYQPLDHIREYFGEKIALYFAWLGFYTGWLVPASLVGTLVFLTGFWLMTTDVPAKELCNSGGSFVMCPICNICSYWNYSSICVTFKAGILFDNGGTVFLSIFMSLWAVTFLEYWKRTCSSLSHRWDCTDFQDIEERPRPEFTAMAPMTVRNPLTGAEEPYFPEKKRFNRVLTGCMIIVVMVLVVLMFLIAIILYRSILSIVISKSKLSFFIFSAARIASLTGSVLNLLVILILSRVYISLAHILTRWEMHRTQTKYEDMFILKVFVFQFVNFYSSPVYIAFFKGRFVGYPGEYITLFGVRNEDCGAGGCLIELAQELLVIMVGKQLINNIQEFVFPKLRAWWQKRKRSAKEPEEQGGAERGLCPWEVDYQLLLCEGLFSEYLEMVIQFGFITIFVAACPLAPLFALINNWVEIRLDAQKFVTEYRRPVVERAQDIGIWLDILQFIAYTAVLTNAFLIAFTSSFLPRLYYRYTREPDLSGFINFTLATSPPPREHTLACRYRGFRDENGQYLPEYFHLLAVRLGFVIIFEHVVFLIGRLIDLMVPDIPEEVELKMKREHYMAKEALAENQVLGRTMIPVQMNDECGEPRQRKLRPSAAPPDTVMRTSDKVVEPPGSCC